The following are encoded together in the Micromonospora lupini genome:
- a CDS encoding flavin-containing monooxygenase: MTDSAATVRPAGRVRVAIIGSGFGGVAVAAALRSAGDADVVLLERADRIGGVWRDNTYPGCACDIPAPLYSYSFALNPDWSRRFPPHSEILDYLHRCATELGLTDSVRLRTEVTDASWDEAAACWRLRTADGAELTADVLVPAVGQLSRPVVPALPGAQRFAGAAMHTARWDPAVRLDGARVAVIGTGASAVQLVPAIADRASQVTVFQRTPPWTLPKPDRRHGRLGRALYRRVPALMRVPRAAFWSVTVLTGLAVTGNRAAAAVLRFVSRAQRWWQVRDPELRARVTPVEPMGCKRVLFTNDWLPALGREDVELVTEAIVEVTEDGIRTADGRTHTCDVLVYGTGFAATDFLVPIRVTGRAGRQLGEEWRDGAYAYLGMAVPGFPNLFLMYGPNTNTGNTSVLYFLEAQARHIAQAVRLLAAGGEPLEVRPEVAARYDAELQRRLAGSVWAACRSWYRTAAGRIVTNWPGMAAEYRRRTARLDPTDYGRRAG; encoded by the coding sequence ATGACCGACAGCGCAGCTACCGTCCGACCTGCCGGTCGGGTGCGGGTGGCGATCATCGGCTCCGGTTTCGGCGGAGTGGCGGTCGCCGCCGCGCTTCGTAGCGCCGGCGACGCGGACGTGGTGCTGTTGGAGCGGGCCGACCGGATCGGCGGCGTCTGGCGGGACAACACCTACCCGGGCTGCGCCTGCGACATCCCCGCGCCGCTCTACTCGTACTCCTTCGCGCTGAACCCGGACTGGTCGCGGCGCTTTCCGCCGCACTCGGAGATCCTCGACTACCTGCACCGCTGCGCGACGGAGCTGGGGCTTACCGACAGCGTGCGGTTGCGTACCGAGGTCACCGACGCGTCGTGGGACGAGGCCGCGGCGTGCTGGCGGCTGCGTACCGCCGATGGCGCGGAACTGACGGCGGACGTCCTGGTCCCGGCGGTCGGCCAGCTCTCGCGGCCGGTGGTGCCGGCGCTGCCCGGCGCGCAGCGGTTCGCCGGGGCGGCGATGCACACCGCCCGGTGGGACCCGGCGGTACGGCTGGACGGCGCTCGGGTGGCGGTGATCGGCACCGGCGCCAGCGCGGTGCAGTTGGTGCCGGCCATCGCGGATCGGGCGTCCCAGGTCACAGTCTTCCAGCGCACCCCGCCCTGGACGCTGCCCAAGCCGGACCGCCGGCACGGGCGGCTGGGCCGGGCGCTCTACCGGAGGGTGCCGGCGCTGATGCGGGTGCCCCGGGCCGCGTTCTGGTCGGTCACGGTGCTCACCGGGCTGGCGGTGACCGGCAACCGGGCCGCCGCTGCCGTGCTGCGGTTTGTCTCGCGGGCGCAGAGGTGGTGGCAGGTACGCGACCCGGAGCTGCGGGCCCGCGTCACGCCTGTCGAGCCGATGGGCTGCAAGCGGGTGTTGTTCACCAACGACTGGCTGCCCGCCCTGGGCCGGGAGGACGTCGAGCTGGTCACCGAGGCGATCGTCGAGGTGACCGAGGACGGCATCCGCACCGCCGACGGCCGGACCCACACCTGCGACGTGCTGGTCTACGGCACCGGCTTCGCGGCCACCGACTTCCTGGTGCCGATCCGGGTCACCGGACGCGCCGGCCGCCAGCTCGGCGAGGAGTGGCGCGACGGCGCGTACGCGTACCTCGGAATGGCCGTGCCCGGCTTCCCCAACCTCTTCCTGATGTACGGCCCGAACACCAACACCGGCAACACGTCGGTGCTCTACTTCCTGGAGGCGCAGGCCCGGCACATCGCCCAGGCGGTGCGCCTGCTCGCCGCCGGAGGCGAACCCCTGGAGGTACGCCCCGAGGTGGCCGCCCGCTACGACGCGGAGCTGCAACGCCGGCTCGCCGGAAGTGTGTGGGCGGCCTGTCGGAGCTGGTACCGCACGGCCGCCGGCCGGATCGTCACCAACTGGCCGGGGATGGCAGCCGAGTACCGCCGCCGTACCGCCCGGCTGGACCCGACCGACTACGGCCGCCGCGCCGGCTGA
- the kdpF gene encoding K(+)-transporting ATPase subunit F → MNAVNAVGLVLAVVLGAFLVFALLFPERF, encoded by the coding sequence GTGAACGCGGTAAACGCCGTCGGTCTGGTGCTCGCGGTCGTCCTGGGCGCGTTCCTGGTGTTCGCCCTGCTGTTTCCGGAGCGCTTCTGA
- a CDS encoding helix-turn-helix transcriptional regulator, giving the protein MGEVPGPLVGPHELQELLGGVSRTRMRQLIRYPTFPAPFQRLHGTTVWLRADVEAWIAEHRPPRPTDGDEAE; this is encoded by the coding sequence ATGGGTGAGGTCCCGGGTCCGCTTGTCGGTCCGCACGAGTTGCAGGAGTTGCTCGGCGGCGTGAGTCGGACCCGGATGCGTCAGCTCATCCGCTATCCGACCTTCCCCGCGCCGTTCCAGCGGCTGCACGGGACCACGGTCTGGCTGCGGGCCGATGTGGAGGCGTGGATCGCCGAGCACCGCCCACCTCGCCCCACCGACGGCGACGAGGCCGAGTAG
- a CDS encoding peptidoglycan recognition protein family protein, whose product MVSRRRVLSGAAGAAVGLSAAGTFAESAAAAPSTANEVTSPLAAPRGRLLSRTVVTAPAIPLTHLSIRHGGPSAAVRLRTGRVWSDWLELNACQNGRDGGRASARSNVVVANGATAYEVQVADGSDATVAELNMVDGPRRKVANPRTNSLPVPRGGRPPTYLPRSRWGADESLRFADDGSELWPAEFFPVQTLTVHHSGVYEHNEDPDPAATVRAIYYDQCVLQEFGDIGYHLLIDEAGRIYEGRYSDPGVLPVYGPGVGTDGRPLMVNGAHVGGYNAGNIGICLLGRFTSRQPSAAAHRSLVFVLAGLAAAGRLAPGAQTNYVNPASGASGRVDVISGHRDWATIGADPTECPGDAFHPYLGALRQEVAVMLSQFPTPPKHTR is encoded by the coding sequence GTGGTTTCTCGACGTCGAGTCCTCTCCGGCGCGGCCGGCGCGGCGGTGGGCCTGTCGGCCGCCGGCACGTTCGCCGAGTCCGCGGCGGCAGCGCCGTCCACCGCCAACGAAGTGACGTCGCCCCTGGCCGCCCCGCGCGGCCGCCTGCTGAGCAGGACAGTGGTGACCGCACCGGCCATCCCGTTGACCCACCTGTCCATCAGGCACGGCGGACCCTCTGCGGCGGTGCGCCTCCGGACCGGCAGGGTGTGGAGTGACTGGCTGGAGCTGAACGCGTGCCAGAACGGCCGGGACGGAGGCCGGGCATCGGCCCGCTCCAACGTCGTGGTCGCCAACGGCGCCACGGCGTACGAGGTCCAGGTCGCCGACGGCTCGGATGCCACAGTGGCCGAACTGAACATGGTCGACGGGCCCCGGCGGAAGGTCGCGAATCCGCGAACGAACAGCCTTCCGGTTCCGCGAGGTGGCCGGCCGCCGACGTACCTGCCCCGATCCCGGTGGGGCGCTGACGAGTCGCTCCGCTTCGCCGACGACGGCAGCGAACTGTGGCCGGCCGAGTTCTTCCCGGTGCAGACGCTGACGGTCCACCACAGCGGGGTGTACGAGCACAACGAGGACCCGGATCCGGCCGCGACGGTCCGCGCCATCTACTACGACCAGTGCGTGCTTCAGGAGTTCGGCGACATCGGCTACCACCTGCTGATCGACGAGGCGGGACGGATCTACGAGGGCCGCTACTCCGACCCGGGAGTCCTCCCGGTCTACGGTCCGGGCGTCGGCACCGACGGTCGGCCGCTCATGGTCAACGGTGCGCACGTGGGTGGCTACAACGCCGGCAACATCGGCATCTGCCTGCTGGGCCGGTTCACGTCCCGTCAGCCCAGTGCCGCGGCGCACCGGTCGTTGGTGTTCGTCCTGGCGGGCCTCGCCGCCGCGGGTCGGCTCGCCCCCGGCGCGCAGACCAATTACGTCAACCCGGCCAGTGGGGCGAGCGGCAGGGTCGACGTCATCTCCGGCCACCGGGACTGGGCGACCATCGGGGCCGATCCGACCGAGTGCCCCGGCGACGCCTTCCACCCCTACCTCGGCGCTCTCCGCCAGGAGGTCGCGGTGATGCTGTCGCAGTTCCCGACTCCGCCGAAGCACACGCGATAG
- a CDS encoding VOC family protein: MDFVSIRIITGDINRLVDFYEKITGVQAAWGNEDFAEVRTAHGTLAIGSTRTVPLFAPGSARPADNHTVIIEFLVADVDALYDKLKSVVEDFVNEPTTMPWGNRALLFRDPDGNLVNFFTPVTPDAIEKFGR, from the coding sequence ATGGATTTCGTATCGATCCGCATCATCACCGGCGACATCAACCGCCTGGTCGACTTCTACGAGAAGATCACCGGCGTGCAGGCGGCCTGGGGCAACGAGGACTTCGCCGAGGTGCGCACCGCCCACGGCACGCTGGCGATCGGCAGTACGCGCACCGTCCCACTGTTCGCGCCAGGGTCGGCCCGCCCGGCCGACAACCACACCGTGATCATCGAGTTCCTCGTGGCAGACGTGGACGCGCTCTACGACAAGCTGAAGAGTGTCGTGGAGGACTTCGTGAACGAGCCCACGACCATGCCCTGGGGTAACCGAGCCCTGCTCTTCCGTGACCCCGACGGCAACCTGGTCAACTTCTTCACCCCGGTGACCCCCGACGCGATCGAGAAGTTCGGCCGCTGA
- a CDS encoding TetR/AcrR family transcriptional regulator, with protein MSVETAPRRRRLEPDARRGQILACAVRLFGERPYADVSTTDVAREAGVARGLVNHYFGTKKDLYLEVVRVMVTIPEVALERLPKGDLRTRVDASVSWFLDVVSRHSTSWLAAVTARGMGGDADVERVLAEAEEVAADRMLVAVGLAGEAEHREELRGMVRAYGGLATSTAREWLQRGALTRSQVHLLLTATLLTIVEQVIPQVIAGEEAARQAHSG; from the coding sequence ATGAGTGTCGAGACGGCTCCCCGTCGCCGCCGGTTGGAGCCGGACGCCAGGCGCGGGCAGATCCTGGCCTGCGCGGTCCGGCTGTTCGGCGAGCGGCCGTACGCGGACGTGTCGACCACAGACGTCGCCCGGGAGGCGGGTGTCGCCCGGGGCCTGGTCAACCACTACTTCGGCACGAAGAAGGACCTCTACCTGGAGGTCGTCCGGGTCATGGTGACCATTCCGGAGGTCGCCCTGGAACGGCTGCCCAAGGGTGATCTACGAACCCGGGTGGATGCCAGCGTCTCGTGGTTCCTCGACGTGGTGTCCCGACACAGCACCTCCTGGTTGGCCGCCGTCACCGCCCGGGGGATGGGCGGCGACGCCGACGTGGAGCGGGTGCTCGCCGAGGCCGAGGAGGTCGCCGCGGACCGCATGCTCGTCGCCGTCGGGCTGGCCGGCGAGGCCGAGCACCGCGAGGAGTTGCGCGGGATGGTCCGGGCGTACGGCGGGCTGGCCACGTCCACGGCGCGCGAGTGGCTCCAGCGCGGCGCATTGACCCGCTCCCAGGTGCACCTGCTGCTCACCGCGACGCTGCTGACCATTGTGGAGCAGGTCATCCCGCAGGTCATCGCGGGCGAGGAGGCGGCGCGGCAGGCGCATTCAGGCTAG
- a CDS encoding acetyl-CoA C-acetyltransferase — protein MPSEAYVYDAVRTPRGRGRDTGALHGVKPISLVVGLIDALRERNPGLDVGRLEDLLLGIVTPVGEQGGDLARAAALLAGLPDQVGGVQLNRFCASGLEAVNSAAARIRSGWEHLLLAGGVESMSRVPMGADGAAWATDPQTALATSFVPQGVSADLIATLEGFTRDDVDGYALRSQERAAKAMAGGHFARSVVPVRDGNGLDILTVDEHPRPETTREVLARLTPSFATMGEAAGFDAVALQKFHWLEAIEHVHHAGNSSGIVDGAALVLIGSEQVGQALGLTPRARIVGAAVTGADPTLMLTGPIPATHKALAVAGLTVDDIDLFEINEAFAAVVLKYVRDLRLDPDRVNVNGGAIALGHPLGATGAMLLGTALDELERRDLRRALVTLCIGGGMGVATVLERC, from the coding sequence GTGCCCTCTGAGGCGTACGTCTATGACGCGGTCCGCACCCCGCGCGGACGCGGCCGGGACACCGGCGCGCTGCACGGGGTCAAGCCGATCTCGCTTGTCGTCGGCCTGATCGACGCGTTGCGCGAGCGCAACCCCGGCCTGGACGTGGGCCGGTTGGAGGACCTGTTGCTCGGCATCGTCACCCCGGTCGGCGAGCAGGGCGGTGATCTGGCGCGGGCCGCCGCGCTGCTGGCCGGGCTGCCCGACCAGGTCGGCGGGGTGCAGCTCAACCGGTTCTGCGCCTCCGGACTGGAGGCGGTCAACTCCGCGGCCGCGCGGATCCGCTCCGGCTGGGAACACCTGCTGCTCGCCGGTGGGGTGGAGTCGATGTCCCGGGTACCGATGGGCGCCGACGGCGCGGCCTGGGCCACCGACCCGCAGACCGCGCTTGCCACGTCGTTCGTGCCGCAGGGCGTCAGCGCCGACCTGATCGCCACCCTGGAGGGCTTCACCCGCGACGACGTGGACGGCTACGCCCTGCGGTCGCAGGAGCGGGCCGCCAAGGCAATGGCCGGTGGGCACTTCGCCCGCTCGGTGGTGCCGGTCCGCGACGGCAACGGGCTGGACATCCTCACCGTCGACGAGCACCCCCGCCCGGAGACCACCCGGGAGGTGCTGGCCCGGCTCACCCCGTCCTTCGCCACCATGGGCGAGGCGGCCGGGTTCGACGCGGTCGCGTTGCAGAAGTTCCACTGGCTGGAGGCCATCGAGCACGTCCACCACGCCGGCAACTCGTCGGGCATCGTGGACGGCGCGGCGCTGGTGCTGATCGGCTCGGAGCAGGTCGGGCAGGCCCTCGGCCTCACCCCGCGCGCCCGGATCGTCGGGGCGGCCGTCACCGGCGCCGATCCGACGCTGATGCTCACCGGCCCGATCCCCGCCACCCACAAGGCGCTCGCCGTCGCGGGGCTGACAGTCGACGACATCGACCTGTTCGAGATCAACGAGGCGTTCGCGGCAGTGGTCCTCAAGTACGTCCGCGACCTGCGCCTCGACCCGGACCGCGTGAACGTCAACGGCGGCGCGATCGCCCTCGGCCACCCGCTGGGCGCGACCGGAGCCATGTTGCTCGGCACGGCGTTGGACGAGTTGGAGCGCCGCGATCTGCGCCGCGCCCTCGTGACCCTCTGCATCGGCGGCGGCATGGGCGTCGCCACAGTTCTCGAGCGCTGCTGA
- a CDS encoding helix-turn-helix transcriptional regulator: protein MARPTAQVLALLGLLQSGGVRTMAELAERLGVEPRTVRRYVSHLVDLDVPVESVRGRYGGYRLAAGYRLPPLMFSDDEALAVLLGLVAGRRAGLATATGTAGETAAAKIRRVLPSRIADRLDAVLQSLAFTTEPGDFPAPQTDVLLTVAEAVRQHLPISLKYTSRNGRRSVRVLHPFGLVNHAGRWYVTGADPDVGEDRTLRLDRIADARTLPGSFEPPAGNDPAGHLLTSMAQAPYRHAVSLRIQGTREQIRGQLPASIAEVREGADEGWQDVEIRAESLDWLPAVLAALDLPFVIERPDELRDRVVALAERLAASGRRESTRS from the coding sequence ATGGCACGACCGACAGCCCAGGTGCTGGCACTGCTGGGGCTCCTGCAGTCCGGCGGCGTCCGGACGATGGCCGAGCTTGCCGAGCGCCTCGGCGTCGAACCGCGCACGGTGCGGCGCTACGTGAGTCACCTGGTCGACCTCGACGTGCCTGTGGAGTCGGTGCGCGGTCGCTACGGCGGGTATCGGCTCGCCGCCGGCTATCGTCTGCCGCCGCTGATGTTCAGCGACGACGAAGCCTTGGCCGTCCTACTCGGCCTGGTTGCCGGCCGCCGTGCCGGGCTGGCGACGGCTACCGGAACGGCGGGTGAGACCGCCGCCGCGAAAATCCGGCGCGTCCTGCCGTCGCGGATCGCGGACCGGCTGGACGCCGTACTCCAGTCTCTCGCCTTCACCACCGAACCCGGCGACTTCCCCGCGCCGCAGACGGATGTCCTCCTCACCGTCGCCGAGGCGGTCCGCCAGCACCTGCCGATCTCACTCAAGTACACCTCGCGCAACGGCAGGCGTAGCGTCCGCGTCCTGCATCCGTTCGGGCTGGTCAACCATGCGGGCCGGTGGTACGTCACCGGGGCCGATCCGGATGTCGGCGAGGATCGAACCCTTCGGCTCGACCGCATCGCGGACGCGAGAACGCTGCCCGGCTCGTTCGAGCCGCCCGCCGGGAACGATCCCGCAGGGCACCTCCTCACCTCGATGGCACAGGCGCCGTACCGGCATGCGGTGTCGCTACGGATACAGGGAACACGTGAGCAGATCCGCGGGCAGCTACCCGCAAGCATCGCCGAGGTGCGCGAGGGCGCGGACGAAGGCTGGCAGGACGTGGAGATCCGGGCAGAGAGTCTCGACTGGTTACCCGCTGTGCTCGCCGCGCTCGACCTGCCGTTCGTCATCGAACGCCCGGACGAACTCCGCGATCGTGTCGTCGCACTCGCCGAGCGGCTGGCGGCCTCCGGACGACGTGAGTCGACCCGCAGCTAG
- a CDS encoding zf-HC2 domain-containing protein: protein MGCEQWREVLSAQLDGEETAAEGAAAQGHLDECAKCRAWFATAVAVTRRIRTRLVTDVPDRTDAILAAIGASAVTGSDAEDAPPARRSRWRLRLPGRAGLVVGLRAALGLLGAVQLVLGLAQVGRGATGDHVHAAGQHLWHESAAWNVAVGAGFLFVAVRRSPPAGLLPMLSAFVGTLLLLSVNDLATGSVGGERLVSHGFLVVGYLITVLLSRPGLRPGGPAPQRQPTPSRWRFGADETERPLRVVRAEPFSAQAVQRHAAPAARADQAARADQAARADQAARADQARHRRAA from the coding sequence ATGGGGTGTGAGCAGTGGCGGGAGGTCCTGTCCGCGCAGTTGGACGGGGAGGAGACCGCCGCCGAAGGGGCGGCGGCGCAGGGGCACCTGGACGAGTGCGCCAAGTGCCGGGCCTGGTTCGCGACGGCTGTCGCGGTGACGCGCCGGATTCGTACCCGATTGGTCACCGACGTCCCCGACCGGACCGACGCGATCCTGGCCGCCATCGGGGCCAGCGCGGTCACCGGCTCCGATGCCGAGGACGCGCCGCCGGCCCGCCGGTCGCGTTGGCGGCTTCGCCTGCCGGGCCGCGCCGGCCTGGTCGTCGGGCTGCGCGCGGCGCTCGGGCTGCTCGGCGCGGTCCAGCTCGTGCTCGGGCTGGCCCAGGTCGGCCGGGGAGCGACAGGCGACCACGTGCACGCCGCCGGCCAGCACCTGTGGCACGAGTCGGCAGCCTGGAACGTGGCGGTCGGGGCCGGCTTCCTCTTCGTGGCGGTACGCCGCAGCCCGCCGGCGGGTCTCCTGCCGATGCTCAGCGCGTTCGTCGGCACGCTCCTGCTGCTCTCGGTCAACGACCTCGCCACCGGCTCGGTGGGTGGCGAGCGCCTGGTCAGTCACGGGTTCCTGGTGGTCGGCTACCTGATCACCGTGCTGCTGTCCCGGCCCGGGCTGCGCCCCGGCGGACCCGCGCCGCAACGGCAGCCGACGCCGTCGCGCTGGAGGTTCGGCGCGGACGAGACCGAACGGCCACTGCGGGTCGTGCGCGCCGAGCCGTTCTCCGCGCAGGCCGTTCAGCGTCACGCCGCCCCGGCCGCACGCGCCGATCAAGCCGCACGCGCCGATCAGGCCGCACGCGCCGATCAGGCCGCACGCGCCGATCAGGCCCGCCACCGGCGCGCAGCCTGA
- a CDS encoding TRM11 family SAM-dependent methyltransferase, which produces MTRYGLLILPATNRVYARSAIDLTRAELEIFGSSALDGRIGELDTEVVGGATYVTFTGDGLTERDLAVLGNLSAGYALFEIVGDLLRPVEWSRLDRYDDDLLTIQKYPGKTNEQFTKLLLNVTLLASDWAGELTSRRFRVLDPLCGRGTTLNQALMYGFDAAGIERDQKDVEAYRAFVTTWLKQKRVKHRVLESGPVRRERKVVGRRVRIELAPTREEHKAGRTQLLDVVNADTTRSAEFFRPETVDLVVADAPYGVQHGSRTADQGLTRDPLALLAEAAPVWARLLRPGGALGISWNTHVAGRDDAAAALADAGLTVVDEEPYRALRHRVDQSIMRDVLVARRPA; this is translated from the coding sequence ATGACGCGCTACGGCCTGCTGATCCTTCCCGCCACCAACCGGGTGTACGCCCGTTCCGCCATCGACCTCACCCGGGCCGAGCTGGAGATCTTCGGCTCATCGGCGCTCGACGGCCGGATCGGCGAGCTGGACACCGAGGTCGTCGGCGGCGCGACGTACGTCACGTTCACAGGTGACGGGCTGACCGAACGGGACCTGGCCGTCCTGGGCAACCTCTCCGCCGGGTACGCGCTGTTCGAGATCGTCGGCGACCTGCTGCGTCCGGTCGAGTGGAGCCGGCTGGACCGCTACGACGACGATCTGCTCACCATCCAGAAGTACCCCGGCAAGACCAACGAGCAGTTCACGAAGCTGCTGCTCAACGTCACCCTGCTCGCGTCGGACTGGGCCGGGGAGCTGACCAGCCGCCGGTTCCGGGTGCTCGACCCGCTCTGTGGTCGGGGCACCACCCTCAACCAGGCGCTCATGTACGGCTTCGACGCCGCCGGGATCGAGCGTGACCAGAAGGACGTCGAGGCGTACCGGGCGTTCGTCACGACCTGGCTGAAGCAGAAGCGGGTCAAGCACCGGGTGCTGGAGTCGGGGCCGGTGCGGCGGGAGCGCAAGGTGGTCGGCCGGCGGGTACGCATCGAGCTGGCACCGACCCGCGAGGAGCACAAGGCGGGCCGCACCCAGTTGCTCGACGTCGTCAACGCCGACACCACCCGCTCGGCGGAGTTCTTCCGGCCGGAGACCGTCGACCTGGTGGTCGCCGACGCGCCGTACGGCGTGCAGCACGGCAGCCGTACCGCCGATCAGGGCCTGACGCGTGACCCGCTGGCGCTGCTCGCGGAGGCCGCGCCGGTCTGGGCGCGGCTGCTGCGCCCCGGTGGGGCGCTCGGCATCTCGTGGAACACCCACGTCGCCGGTCGGGACGACGCGGCGGCGGCGTTGGCCGACGCCGGCCTGACTGTGGTCGACGAGGAGCCCTACCGCGCGTTGCGGCACCGGGTGGATCAGTCGATCATGCGAGACGTGCTGGTGGCCCGCCGCCCGGCCTGA
- a CDS encoding acyl-CoA dehydrogenase family protein, with protein MPTPDGPPSPWREPEHDDLADLARTFFTKEVLPHAERLLAQGHPDREHYLRAGELGLLGLSVPEEYGGGGGGFTHEAVMLHEQAYTGESSLGLAVHSGIVTGYLVAYGSEEQKRRWLPGLCSGELVGAIAMTEPDGGSDLQAMRTRAVRDGDDYLVTGAKTFITNGGLADLILVAVKTDPEQRAAGVSLLVCEVGGDPEGFRRGRLLSKIGLHANDTAELFFDGFRVPAANLLGGAEGLGFIQLMQQLPQERLVIGVGAVAAMERAVALTVAYAKERSAFGKTLMGHQNTRMVLAECATRTRVSRVFLDDCIVRHTRGDLDVATAAMAKSWLTDGQCEVIDRCLQLFGGYGYTTEYPIARMYADARVQKIYGGTNEIMKELIARAL; from the coding sequence ATGCCGACGCCCGACGGTCCCCCCTCGCCCTGGCGCGAACCTGAGCACGACGACCTCGCCGACCTGGCCCGCACCTTCTTCACCAAGGAGGTCCTGCCGCACGCCGAGCGTCTGCTGGCGCAGGGCCACCCGGACCGCGAGCACTACCTGCGCGCCGGTGAGCTGGGGTTGCTCGGCCTGTCGGTCCCCGAGGAGTACGGCGGCGGGGGCGGCGGCTTCACCCACGAGGCAGTGATGCTGCACGAGCAGGCGTACACCGGGGAGAGCAGTCTCGGGCTGGCCGTCCACAGTGGCATCGTCACCGGCTATCTCGTCGCGTACGGCAGCGAGGAGCAGAAGCGACGGTGGCTGCCCGGCCTGTGCAGCGGTGAGCTGGTCGGCGCGATCGCGATGACCGAGCCCGACGGCGGCTCGGACCTCCAGGCGATGCGTACGCGGGCGGTCCGCGACGGCGACGACTACCTGGTCACCGGCGCGAAGACCTTCATCACCAACGGCGGCCTGGCCGACCTGATTCTCGTGGCCGTCAAGACCGACCCCGAGCAGCGGGCGGCAGGCGTCTCGCTGCTGGTGTGCGAGGTGGGCGGCGATCCGGAGGGCTTCCGCCGGGGCCGCCTGCTGTCCAAGATCGGACTGCACGCCAACGACACCGCCGAGCTGTTCTTCGACGGGTTCCGGGTGCCGGCGGCCAACCTGCTCGGCGGCGCCGAGGGGCTGGGCTTCATCCAGCTCATGCAGCAACTCCCGCAGGAGCGGCTGGTCATCGGCGTCGGCGCGGTGGCCGCGATGGAACGCGCCGTCGCGCTTACCGTCGCGTACGCCAAGGAGCGCTCCGCCTTCGGCAAGACCCTGATGGGGCACCAGAACACCCGGATGGTGCTCGCCGAGTGCGCCACCCGCACCCGGGTCAGCCGGGTCTTCCTGGACGACTGCATCGTCAGGCACACACGTGGCGACCTGGACGTGGCCACGGCCGCGATGGCGAAGTCGTGGCTGACCGACGGGCAGTGCGAGGTCATCGACAGGTGCCTGCAACTGTTCGGCGGCTACGGCTACACGACTGAGTATCCGATCGCCCGGATGTACGCCGACGCCCGCGTCCAGAAGATCTACGGCGGCACCAACGAGATCATGAAGGAGCTGATCGCCCGTGCCCTCTGA